TTCCCCAGTGGGAGAAAGCAACTGTACAGGAAATGAAAGATAAGTTTAAAGCTGTTGGCTTGGGTCCTCGCCAGGTATTTTCTTATTCACTGCAAAAGAACCTAATCTTCAAACTTgagatattttaatattataaacaaagaaaaaaaatactataatgGAAGGGAGTAGGAAGTTGAGGGACTATGAGTTTAAATTATCCCACACAATTTGTTCGTTAAACCAAGTCAGATCTTTTTTATGGTTGGCAGGTAGCTGTTATGTCTGCATTCCTAGGACCTGATCAAGAAGCTACTGAGGCCTTATTGGCCACTGATCCAGAAGTTTTGCCTTGGGTTCAGAAATACCAGCGTAGCCGAGAAACAGTGTCTCGGACGGATTACGAGGTCAGCATAACCGTAAAACTTGTTAATATTGATAAAATATGCATATTGCTTTTCTTACTCTTAACAGTATTGGAATTGTCTGAATTCCAGGTTGATCTGATAACCACTCTCACCAAATTGAGTTCCTTAGGCCAACAAATCAATTATGAAGCATACTCATATCCTGTTCAAAAAATCGATATCACCAAACTCAAATTATAGAGGAAGCACACAGCATTTCCAAGGGAAAAATAATATTCTTGCAGGCTGTAGCATCTTCAAGCTTCTATTTTGGCCACCTTTATACGGCATGTAAGCAGCTTCAGTTGAAAAATGAGACGGCTTGAGAGTTGTAATATTACAGCTATACTGTATCTTGAACAAGCAAGATAGAATAGCTGCTTCTGTTAAATCGCTATGAGAGTGTTACTTGGTTTATGAACTTTGGATGCGATAAGGGTGTTTAAATATGAGTTACGTGAATTATAAACTTTGCAAGATGGTATTTTGCATGCAATATTGACaatctatatttttaatattaaccaACTAAATACTGGGCGCTTAAACATTTATACCCTACATAATAACCTTGGCGgattattatttcttatttttactttttaatgcCCCAGTTCATTGGACCGGAGACTTCTGATGTAGAAATTAggtcaaataacttttaaaaacaaGGTGATTGCAGCTGAGTTGACAATTAATTCAAGTGGAGAGCAAATGAACTAGAATTTGTTTTTcctatattaatttaagtatattctacaaaacaatacaaaataatacaaattcTCCCTTTCTGAACAAAAATGCTAATacatagataattaaaataattgagactcgccaaaatttattttctatttgggGAAAAAACCCAAATGTAAAATTCGCCATAAAAAAAGCTCGACATATCCATTATGCAAAATCACAAGTTGATCAACTTATCTTATGAGGACTTTGGAGCTATGAGTTCCAACCCACCCATGAAAGGCCTCAATGGCTCAGGGATTATGACAGAACCGTCTTCTTGCTGGCAGTTTTCCAGCAAGCATATTATCATCCGTGGAACTGCACAGGCTGTTGCATTTAATGTGTGGACAAATTTTGTAGGAGCTAGGCTACCTTTACCCTTTTTGGTATTTACTAATGTGGGTTCTGACGGACGATACCGGATTCCTAATCGGCGACTTTGATAGTCAGTACAATTGGATGCACTTGAAACCTGTTAAAATAAAGAGCGACCAATGTAAAATATTAGAATGCTCCAATATTACTGAACAGCAGAACAACGTAAGATGTAGAGAAATTCCCCGAGTTCACAGCAAATGATTTCTCGGAGGAGAAAGAAGCAGTGGAACGAAATCCATACCTCACCATACCGTCCTAAACCAGGCATCCAGGCTTCCACATCAAATTTGCGGTAAGCGGGCGAACCTAGATCCCCTGATGCCATATCTATAGTTCTGCcagaaaacaaaatgtttaagaCGGATATGTGGAACTGAAGTAAGCAAACAAATTCATGAAAATTGGTTATAGCACCTACTTATAATGTAAACCTAATGAAGAGAAGAGGTCTTCTTCAATTTTGATAAGTTCCTCATGGTGGGATTCACTCTCCTCCGCTTGGCATAGAATGAACATTTCCACCTTGCTGAACTGGTGAACTCGATAAAGACCCCTGACAAGAaaagccaaatttttttttagtaaaggAGGTATTTAAGGAGGCAGATCTTCTCAACACAGCTATCAAATAGCATAGTtctcaacaaatccaaatgaacAAATCACAATGAGGTCTTTGAACATAATACTAAATGATGCTCAGATAAATACCTTGTTGCAGCCCCTGCAGCACCTGCCTCTGTACGGAAGCAATGGGAAAATGCAGCATACTTCAGAGGCAATATAGAATCAGCAAGGATAGAATCCATATGGATCCCCCCAACAGGGATCTCTGCCGTGCCAATCAAGCATTGGTCACTACCCTCAATAGAATATACCTGTTAAATATCTGGAATCATCAAAAGTTATATGGAAATTTATGTGAACAGGACGGTAATAAAAAAAGCTTAAGATGTTCACTATAAGGCTCTCCTCAGCCACCAAGCCAGACAGTTGAGCATGTATTGTAGTGAATTGATCAATCAGAAACCTATCTAATGGTCATCCAGCCATATCACTGTCTGAACCATTAAAATGGCAAAATTGTTTACATTGTCATCAACATTATAGCTCATTAGTCATGCTGAGTACAAAATACCTAATGTATTTACCACATTTAAGACAAATTCAAAGAAACTAAATGCCTGCAAACCTGAGTATTATCTCCACGAGGCTGGAAGCCACATTTTTCAACAACCGATGATCTTACAAGCTCCGGGGTTGTTAGAGGGGTAAAGCCTCTTTTCATGACTTCAGAAAGAGTCCAGTTGACAAGGGCCATCTCTAGCATAACTGCTTCATTCTTCAGATAGTAGAATTTCGATCCGCTAACCTGTGTAACCCAAtacattattatatatatatatataaaatataaatgaacCAGTCACTTGTTATGTTAGAAGCCATAGCACCCTAACAACTTATAGGTATAAAAAAAGTCGTTCAATTTTGGTCTTAAGGATGCTCTAAAACCTTCAATGGGACTAATGATGCAGCTTAAACTTTGCACGTACATTTAGAAAGACTTCAGTGATCAATGTAATACAATTGAATCCTATTTACCAGTTATAATTTCAGTTAAATGAAGGATGCCAAATAAACAATCCGCAACTTTTGACCAATTAACATCATCTTACATTGCTTTAGTAATTCAAACAGTTGGCACTGGTGATAAATTTGTCGGTAAAAAGGGAGCAAATCATGGCTAACCATGCCACCTGGACTTTAAAATACCCTTAGAGTAAATAGAGTGAGTACCTCTGCAGCTGCATCGAAATCAAAGAGATCCAGCTCTTTACCTAGATGAAGATGGTCCTTGACAGGGAAGCTAAATTCACGAGGAGTACCCACCTAAGAGCAGAGAGAACATGTAAAAGCGCTGCAGCCACAAACTAACATGCATAAATTGGATTAACGgaacattattaaaaaaaaatgaagaaccaGTCTAGAGAATGATGTACCATCTTTCTCACTGTTGAATTTTCTTCACCGCCAATAGGAACATCAGGATGAGTCATGTTGGGTATACATTGCGCTTCCTGCTGTAGCGCATCGGTAAGTTTTAGCAGGTCTTCTTCCAAATTCACGAGTCCTTCCTTCAGATTCTTGCCTGGCAGCAAAACGGAAAGATAACTTTCAAAGAAGGGGGTGAaagtaaagaaagaaaaacgGCACATCTCATTAACTATCAaaccaataattaaaaaaagtgatAAACAGCGTGACAATTATGCAAATGTGTACCTTCCTGTATGAGTTTTTGACGCTCTGATGGCTCAAGCTTTCCTTTCATTTTGTTTGCTACTGCATTCCTTTCTCCACGAAGCCGTTCTACTTCCTGATATCTGAACATTACAAATTAGATAAAACTGAGATACAAACTATTTTACTGAAATAATCATATTCTTCCTAGTATTGCTTATCTTCAATTTTTATGCCAAACAAGATTGCCTAATAATTCTAAAGCTCATCGATGCAACAAACACTAGTTAAATGCATAATCTTTACGAACGTAtaacaattttaatataaaatttgagtGTTTTAAAGATCAAGCTTATACATATTGGAGGCTGCGATAACAATAGCAACCTTTACCAGCCAGCGTTACTGCAACATACATGTAAACATTTTATTAACAACATACATgtaatttgtaaacactttaTTGACAGTCTTTGTTTATTACTCATCATCAGAAGTAACAATACTTTCTAACAAAATGAATTCCCCATGAAATTAAAGAACAAAGCATGAAAATTGATATAACAAACTGACCTTTTGAACAGCTAACATCTTATCATAAAGGTGAAGCACAAGTTCTAAATTGGCATTAGAGTTCCTATTCTTTATATTCAGAGCAACCGCGTCTTCATTATCCCGTAGCCACTTGAAATCAATGGCTGCCTTCCATTGCGGCTTCATCCCTACATTgaacaaaatttaaaacaatcatACTTCTGTTCTTCAACTCTAAACCAAATGCGACAGAGCAAAAATAAGTAGATTTCACCTTTAGTATCTACATTTTCTGGTGTTGTAGCTGCTTCTTGCGCAGTCGCTGTTGCAGATAGCGCTCTACTTAAGATACTTAAAAAAGGTCTTGTCTGATGACGATTATTACTAATGGAAAAACGGAGGGGAAGAGAacctagggttagggttttggaaATTGGCTTATTCAAAAAGAAAGCAGCAGGAATTGAAGCCATTTTTAGGGTTTGTACGGTCATCCCGCCAAAATAACACTGCAAACCCATTTATCTTCTCTTTccctttcttctcttcttttctgTGGACAGAATTTCAAGTTTTTCCTCCTCCTGTTTTTTTGGTGGAATTTGGAGTCTACTCTACTAGAcagcgtcgtttcgataaccgGAACCATTTGGAGGTTATTAATGGCAATAACAAAGTTTTCTTATACCACCCTATcgttttatgaatattttatgtttacataattaaatttaaaggccaaatgttgaaaaaaagccaaacctttcacaaaagtttcacaaaaattctgaccttttaattttgtcgattttggccaaaactgattatttggtttcacataagtcctgacctttcaattttgtcgattttggccaaaaatggattatttggtttcacaaaagtcctgacctttcaatatttcgcatgccacataggcgtcacataggctccacatagacaaattgaatcaaattaagagttggccacaattgaaaccaaataatttgtttgtggccaaaatcgacaaaattgaaaggtcgggacttttgtgaaacttttatgaaaggtttggcttttttaagacatttggccaAATTTAAAtgtatgttttataatttaattgttttttagtaGTACAAGAGGTTTTCTGAATAAATCTCAGTGATAAGACGGCATTTCAAAATGCCGACTCGAATAGTGTAGGtctgtttataaaataaaatctgaCACCAAACTTTTAAACGGATGCGGTTTGAACCCGCACCTTTCCTTAAATGTTAATGtacaatttattaataaattattagtaattttttttaacaaaaataaaatataattacgtTAGTAGTTAGTGATTTGATGATTCAGAGGGGAAGTTTATTCAAGCTAGAGTTGCTAACCTGCTGGGTTCGGTTACTCCACGTAATGCAGAGATTATAGGCATCCGTGAAGTTCTAAGTTGGCTCAAAGGTACTCTGAATGCCATTATTGAGTCGGACTGTTTGGACGTCATTAGCAAGCTTAGAACGTCAAGCGGAGATGAAGAGGAAGGGTTGATATCGGATTGCCCATTTTTTGCGAAGGAgtatcataatttatattttacttttgtTAGGAGATCTGCGAACAAGGTAGCGCACACTCTTGCGCAATCAGCCTGTTCTATGTCAGGTAATCGAAAATGGTTCTTTAACTGTTCCGAATTCCTTATCAATGTACTCGCTTCGGATTTGATTTAATGGAATTACATTTGagatcaaaaaaaaattagatttttatttttaaattaatttttaatcacTAATCTTACTGAAATTCGAAGTTGAAACTTCAAGAACAAACAAGAGCGCCTTACTCACTTGAACTAGGCTTCCCTGTCAATTATTAATAGTCTAGCACATAAAATTTACATAACATAGTTTTCCTTTAGCCGCAAAATAAAAGGGATGAATCATTAATCCGAAACAAAGTGCTAAACACGAATCTGAACCGTCGAAAGAAGATGAGAAAACACAACAAAACGGAGCTATAACCGTCGGATACCGGCCAAGTAACACACAGCAAGAGTTAATCTTAACCGTCTGTCAAAATCAGTTGATCACGTTACGTCCCACGGATTTATTAATAACCATCTATAAATAGTGGGCACAAATGTTCAATTTGACCCCGTACCATTATTGTTTTAGCTTTTATATTTTCAAGATTCTGTCTCTCTCTCTCTGCTCTTTTCCTAAGGTAACCGTCTCTTCCCCTTTCTCTCTTCCTGTTTGTAAAATTAGGGTTTCGCTCTCTTTAATCATTCGTTGTAAAGTTCTTATTTAGCGTAATATTTGTTCGA
This region of Mercurialis annua linkage group LG1-X, ddMerAnnu1.2, whole genome shotgun sequence genomic DNA includes:
- the LOC126666352 gene encoding serine--tRNA ligase, chloroplastic/mitochondrial is translated as MGLQCYFGGMTVQTLKMASIPAAFFLNKPISKTLTLGSLPLRFSISNNRHQTRPFLSILSRALSATATAQEAATTPENVDTKGMKPQWKAAIDFKWLRDNEDAVALNIKNRNSNANLELVLHLYDKMLAVQKEVERLRGERNAVANKMKGKLEPSERQKLIQEGKNLKEGLVNLEEDLLKLTDALQQEAQCIPNMTHPDVPIGGEENSTVRKMVGTPREFSFPVKDHLHLGKELDLFDFDAAAEVSGSKFYYLKNEAVMLEMALVNWTLSEVMKRGFTPLTTPELVRSSVVEKCGFQPRGDNTQVYSIEGSDQCLIGTAEIPVGGIHMDSILADSILPLKYAAFSHCFRTEAGAAGAATRGLYRVHQFSKVEMFILCQAEESESHHEELIKIEEDLFSSLGLHYKTIDMASGDLGSPAYRKFDVEAWMPGLGRYGEVSSASNCTDYQSRRLGIRYRPSEPTLVNTKKGKGSLAPTKFVHTLNATACAVPRMIICLLENCQQEDGSVIIPEPLRPFMGGLELIAPKSS